GTTGTTTGAAAGTATCTATTTGCAAATTTAGAGCTTTATTCCTTGGCCGATAAGGCTCTTCATTAGGTTGTTTTATTTCCAACTTTTGGTGTGTTATATTGGTATGAGTATTTAGAAGCCCTTGAAGTTAATCGCTAACTTAATAAATGGGAGTGGACTGAATTTGGATAGTATAATTTTTGATCTAGATGGAACCATCTGGGATCCAATAGACACAGTGCTTAGTGCCTGGAATAACGTTATAAGAAAAAGTAGTCTCATAAATAGTGAATTAACCCGGAAAGACTTTGAAGGTACGATGGGTTTACAGATGAATGAAATAAGTCTGAAACTCTTTCCTACCTTAAATAATGAAGAACGGCAAAAATTAATAATAGACTGTTGTGAAGTAGAACAATCTATCCTAGAAAAAAACGGAGGAGTTCTTTTTCACAATGTAGAGAATGTCCTAAAGGAGCTTTCTCAAAAATACAAACTATACATCGTAAGTAACTGCCAAGATGGTTACATAGAAGCGTTTTATAAGTTTCATAGGCTTGATCAGTATTTTTTAGACTTTGAAAACCCAGGCAGAACGGGTCTATCAAAAGGTGAAAATATTAAATTAGTGATTGAGAGAAATAACTTATCAAATCCAGTTTATGTGGGTGACACACAAGGTGACTTGGAAGCAGCCAGATTTGCAAATATTCCCTTTATTTATGCTGAATATGGATTTGGTCAAGTAAGTGAATATGATATGAAGGTTAAGAGTTTTGAAGAACTTTTAAAAGTGTTCTAGCAGTCGTAATAACGAAAGTGAGGGTTTTGTATGAGAGTAATCGGAATTGACCTATCAGGGCCAAGAAATCATAAGGATACAGTTCTCACTATTT
The window above is part of the Mesobacillus jeotgali genome. Proteins encoded here:
- a CDS encoding HAD family hydrolase, which encodes MDSIIFDLDGTIWDPIDTVLSAWNNVIRKSSLINSELTRKDFEGTMGLQMNEISLKLFPTLNNEERQKLIIDCCEVEQSILEKNGGVLFHNVENVLKELSQKYKLYIVSNCQDGYIEAFYKFHRLDQYFLDFENPGRTGLSKGENIKLVIERNNLSNPVYVGDTQGDLEAARFANIPFIYAEYGFGQVSEYDMKVKSFEELLKVF